One segment of Sesamum indicum cultivar Zhongzhi No. 13 linkage group LG4, S_indicum_v1.0, whole genome shotgun sequence DNA contains the following:
- the LOC105160784 gene encoding E3 ubiquitin-protein ligase SHPRH isoform X1, with amino-acid sequence MGRRKQVRPHRSGGILERQSSEAEFKKDDDSQPRKADLIDVEEPFYVEVERSSWDSEEHYDVSEIVLVNLMVNEEFYGYKLTEELYRDSRCFLRFRLSNVNEHLGRMKLGHWPVLSESNTCLQFVMKCTAESGERDVVMVSGVIDGTDEGVTGLVYLCSLKYLTVRPILRIELLEAMQSIRIRVEILKSLFDECESLLDNARQLWKRSMMSVMAWLRPEVMTSEARYGYSVVENMDLDAPAMANVDSSASRIQMSFGVHLYSGSPMIFYNREAPMLEDHLPDLLPELRPYQRRAAYWMVQREKGDFAHLGGDERSQIVSPLCMPLNLIDTSRRIYYNPFSGNVSLHASCSSSYVSGGILADEMGLGKTIELLSCIFAHRMPSSEVAAGSCKTTQVERFQKNNLKRLKRERVECLCGAVTESYRYKGLWVQCDICDAWQHADCVGYSARRTPSKPGQVAGGENCQENSVGRPRKYTKRNNDTKIVEMDGEYICQTCSALIQVTESPIASGATLIVCPTPILLQWHAEILRHTNPGSLRICVYGGVRHTSFSDEPVTDIDELLSADIVLTTYDVLKEDLPHDSERHEGDRRIMRYKKRYPVVPTLLTRVFWWRICLDEAQMVEGNAAAATELALRLHAKHRWCITGTPIQRKLDDLYGLLRFLQSSPFDVLRWWTDVISNPYEKGDVAAMTFTHNFFKQLMWRSSKAHVWDELQLPPQEECVFWLSLSPIEEHFYQRQHETCVDDAREVIEGFKDDVSKKQAADSMSSDTSSGPYITNMEAAKLFNSLLKLRQACCHPQVGSSGLRSLQKSPLTMEEILSVLIGKTKVEGEDALRKLVVALNGLAGIAIIKQDFPGAVSLYKEALDLVEEHSCDFRLDPLLNIHIHYNLAEVLPLTDKSLQQMSVSGSSENLPSGICNMDEKDDHARRRKERIRYDPSPKIISDNSICLPSCLLRIGDSSSDIQPHASTVQRLRAACEDLKQKFLSVFTSKLSLAQQEFTKSYEQVCDAFIKRKNLHTTWWLDALHYIEQNKDSSSVLIQKLGEALSGNWNKKSRIPASFRSITALKYYIQTGLDALEESRRTLLDRLLEIDQTMENPREVDIARVRYCKKCNSNHDGPACTHCELDEVFQAYEARLFRLNKSTNGEAITSAEEAVNLQKKKSALNHFYWNLSREDKTSTLSASDDKDNGKKRDVGEKVTVSKSPSDLEIVLTIIRNNSRGYLEREIISAARKQLELLEAMRKEYAQARSLAIAQAHVLRAHDEIKMATSRLRLRENEDDKSIDALSPEELDIASVENSSEKFLALDSLSRIKGQLRYLKGLVQSNQNMKSESFDASTVTEVAAVSANGCIAKADAESCPVCHEQLGNQKMVFQCGHVTCCKCLFAMTERARIPPGKFHNNDRIICPTCRRPTDFGNIALADDRQNESCGTYDRSESSIIVQGSYSTKIEAVTRRILWIKSTDPKAKILVFSSWNDVLDVLQHAFIANNISYIRMKGGRKSQIAISHFRGQQKSNAKESSKTTEDKADTNSPQVLLLLIQHGANGLNLLEAQHVILVEPLLNPAAEAQAVGRVHRIGQQHKTLVHRFIVKDTVEESIYKMNKSRNTSSFISGNRKNQDQPCLTLRDVESLFRVAPGTIAEDRTPTGSLRDLPPSIAAAIAAERRLMEGEK; translated from the exons ATGGGTAGAAGGAAGCAAGTTCGGCCACATAGGTCCGGGGGAATACTAGAAAGGCAGTCTTCTGAAGCAGAATTTAAGAAAGATGATGACTCGCAGCCAAGAAAGGCTGACTTGATCGATGTTGAAGAACCCTTTTATGTTGAGGTTGAAAGGTCTAGCTGGGATTCCGAGGAGCATTATGATGTCTCAGAAATTGTTTTGGTGAATTTGATGGTGAATGAGGAGTTTTATGGTTATAAGCTGACTGAGGAGTTATATAGGGACTCAAGGTGCTTCTTGCGGTTTAGGTTGAGTAATGTGAATGAGCATCTTGGTCGTATGAAATTAGGGCATTGGCCAGTTTTGTCTGAAAGTAACACGTGTTTGCAGTTTGTGATGAAATGCACAGCGGAGAGTGGGGAGAGGGATGTTGTGATGGTGTCTGGAGTTATTGATGGGACGGACGAAGGTGTCACAGGTCTTGTTTATTTGTGTAGTTTGAAGTACTTGACAGTTCGGCCAATTTTACGAATTGAGCTCTTGGAGGCCATGCAATCCATACGTATCCGGGTCGAGATTCTGAAGAGTTTGTTTGATGAGTGTGAGTCCCTTCTCGATAATGCAAGGCAGCTCTGGAAACGAAGTATGATGAGTGTTATGGCATGGCTGCGGCCTGAAGTTATGACTTCAGAAGCTAGATATGGATATAGTGTTGTGGAAAACATGGATCTTGATGCACCTGCTATGGCCAATGTTGATTCCTCTGCTTCAAGAATACAAATGAG TTTTGGAGTTCATCTCTACTCAGGGTCACCAATGATTTTTTACAACAGGGAGGCGCCAATGCTGGAGGATCACCTCCCCGACTTGCTTCCTGAACTACGTCCTTACCAGCGTCGTGCAGCTTACTGGATGGTACAACGAGAGAAGGGTGATTTTGCACATTTAGGTGGAGATGAAAGAAGTCAGATCGTTTCTCCTCTATGTATGCCTCTAAATTTGATCGACACCTCTAGAAGAATTTATTACAACCCTTTTAG TGGAAATGTTTCATTGCACGCGAGCTGCTCCTCATCGTATGTTTCTGGTGGAATTCTTGCTG ATGAGATGGGCCTTGGGAAAACGATTGAGCTGCTCTCTTGTATTTTTGCTCATCGGATGCCATCATCTGAAGTTGCTGCTGGTTCTTGTAAGACAACGCAAGTCGAAAGGTTTCAAAAGAATAACTTGAAAAGACTGAAAAGGGAGCGGGTTGAGTGCTTATGTGGTGCTGTCACTGAAAGCTACAGGTATAAAGGTTTGTGGGTTCAGTGTGACATTTGTGATGCTTGGCAACATGCAGATTGTGTTGGATATTCAGCAAGAAGAACACCTTCAAAACCTGGGCAAGTTGCTGGAGGAGAAAACTGTCAAGAGAACTCAGTTGGCCGCCCAAGGAAGTATACAAAGAGAAATAATGATACTAAAATAGTTGAGATGGACGGAGAGTATATATGTCAGACGTGCTCCGCGCTGATCCAGGTCACAGAATCTCCAATTGCTTCTGGTGCAACTCTTATTGTTTGTCCAACTCCTATATTGCTCCAGTGGCATGCTGAAATTCTCCG TCATACAAATCCTGGGTCATTGAGAATATGTGTTTATGGGGGAGTTAGACATACTTCCTTCTCCGATGAACCAGTTACTGACATCGATGAACTTCTAAGTGCTGACATTGTCTTGACAACTTACGATGTGCTTAAAGAGGATTTACCACATGATTCTGAGAGACATGAAGGGGATCGCCGCATTATGAGATACAAGAAGAG ATACCCAGTTGTTCCAACTCTTCTAACCAGAGTGTTTTGGtggagaatatgtttggatgaAGCTCAAATGGTGGAGGGTAATGCTGCTGCAGCAACTGAATTGGCACTGCGTCTACATGCTAAACATCGCTGGTGTATAACAGGGACTCCCATACAACGGAAACTCGATGACCTATATGGACTTTTGAGATTTCTTCAGTCAAGTCCATTTGATGTTCTACGATGGTGGACTGATGTTATTTCTAATCCATATGAG AAGGGAGATGTAGCAGCAATGACTTTCACGCATAACTTCTTTAAACAACTTATGTGGCGCTCCTCAAAAGCACATGTTTGGGATGAGTTACAACTTCCTCCTCAGGAGGAATGTGTATTTTGGCTTTCTCTGTCACCAATTGAAGAGCACTTCTATCAGAGGCAACATGAAACTTGTGTGGATGATGCCAGGGAAGTGATTGAAGGCTTTAAGGATGATGTTAGTAAGAAACAAGCAGCAG ATTCCATGTCATCTGACACTTCATCTGGACCTTATATCACCAATATGGAGGCTGCAAAGCTGTTCAACTCTCTCCTAAAGCTTCGTCAAGCCTGCTGCCATCCTCAAGTTGGAAGTTCTGGTTTACGTTCCTTGCAGAAGTCTCCCTTGACCATGGAAGAGATATTATCG GTTCTTATTGGCAAGACAAAGGTAGAAGGCGAGGACGCCCTTAGGAAATTAGTTGTTGCATTGAATGGACTTGCTGGTATAGCTATCATCAAGCAAGATTTTCCTGGAGCTGTATCATTGTATAAAGAGGCATTGGACTTGGTTGAAGAGCACTCTTGTGATTTCCGCTTGGATCCCTTGTTGAACATTCACATTCATTATAATCTTGCTGAAGTATTGCCACTCACTGACAAAAGCTTACAACAGATGTCCGTTTCAGGGAGCTCTGAAAACTTGCCCTCTGGAATTTGTAATATGGACGAAAAAGATGATCATGCtaggagaagaaaagaaaggattaGATATGATCCCAGTCCTAAAATAATTTCTGATAATTCAATTTGCCTTCCGTCATGCTTGTTGAGAATCGGTGACTCAAGCTCTGATATTCAGCCACATGCATCAACAGTCCAACGTTTGAGGGCTGCATGCGAAGATCTAAAACAGAAGTTCTTGTCAGTATTTACTTCAAAGTTATCCCTTGCTCAACAAGAGTTCACAAAATCATATGAACAG GTATGTGATGCTTTtatcaaaaggaaaaatctGCATACAACTTGGTGGTTAGATGCCCTTCATTACATTGAACAAAATAAGGATTCATCTAGTGTGCTGATCCAAAAGTTAGGAGAAGCTCTTTCTGGTAATTGGAACAAGAAATCCAGAATTCCTGCCAG CTTCCGCAGCATAACAGCTCTAAAATACTACATTCAAACTGGTTTGGATGCTCTGGAAGAGTCAAGAAGAACTTTACTTGATAGACTCTTGGAAATTGACCAGACAATGGAAAATCCTAGGGAGGTGGATATTGCACGTGTGAGATACTGTAAAAAGTGCAATTCTAACCATGATGGTCCTGCATGTACCCATTGTGAGTTGGATGAAGTATTTCAG GCTTATGAAGCTAGGCTCTTTCGCCTTAACAAAAGCACTAATGGAGAGGCGATTACATCTGCTGAAGAGGCAGTGAACCTCCAAAAGAAGAAGTCTGCTCTGAATCATTTTTATTGGAATTTGTCACGGGAAGACAAAACTTCAACGTTGTCTGCTTCTGACGACAAAGATAATGGAAAGAAGAGGGATGTAGGGGAGAAAGTGACG GTCTCAAAGTCACCCTCTGATTTGGAAATTGTGCTGACAATAATCAGAAACAACTCCAGGGGATACTTAGAAAGAGAGATAATTTCAGCAGCCAGAAAGCAGCTTGAACTTCTTGAA GCAATGCGCAAGGAGTATGCCCAAGCAAGGTCTTTGGCAATCGCTCAGGCGCATGTTTTGCGTGCTCATGATGAAATAAAGATGGCAACCTCGAGATTACGCCTTAGAGAAAACGAGGATGATAAATCTATTGATGCTTTGAGTCCAGAAGAGTTAGATATAGCTAGTGTTGAAAATTCTAGTGAAAAGTTTCTGGCGCTGGATTCCTTGTCACGTATAAAAGGACAACTTCGCTATTTGaag GGTTTGGTACAATCTAATCAAAACATGAAATCGGAAAGCTTCGATGCTTCAACAGTAACTGAAGTGGCAGCGGTCTCAGCAAATGGATGCATAGCTAAAGCAGATGCAGAATCATGCCCGGTTTGTCACGAGCAGCTTGGTAATCAGAAAATGGTTTTTCAATGTGGACATGTCACATGCTGTAAAT GTTTGTTTGCAATGACTGAGAGAGCACGGATTCCACCTGGAAAATTCCATAATAATGATAGGATAATATGCCCAACATGCCGGAGACCAACTGATTTTGGAAATATAGCACTTGCGGATGATAGACAAAATGAATCATGCGGCACTTATGACAGATCTGAATCTTCAATAATTGTCCAAGGTTCATATAGTACAAAG ATTGAAGCAGTGACAAGGAGAATATTATGGATTAAATCTACGGATCCCAAGGCAaagattcttgttttttccAGTTGGAATGATGTCCTTGATGTGTTACAACATGCCTTCATTGCTAATAACATAAGCTACATCAGGATGAAAGGAGGAAG GAAATCACAAATTGCCATCAGCCACTTCAGGGGACAACAGAAGAGCAATGCTAAAGAGAGCAGTAAGACCACAGAAGATAAAGCAGACACGAATTCTCCCCAGGTACTATTGCTCTTAATTCAACATGGAGCCAATGGGCTAAATCTTTTGGAGGCTCAGCATGTCATTCTAGTGGAGCCACTTCTGAATCCAGCAGCTGAAGCACAAGCGGTTGGCAGGGTGCACCGAATTGGACAGCAGCATAAAACACTCGTTCATCGTTTTATA GTGAAAGATACAGTCGAGGAAAGCATATACAAAATGAACAAGAGTAGGAATACGAGTTCATTTATAAGTGGGAACAGAAAGAACCAAGATCAGCCTTGCTTGACACTCAGGGACGTCGAGTCCTTATTCAGAGTAGCACCTGGCACCATTGCAGAGGATCGAACGCCTACTGGAAGCTTGAGAGATCTGCCACCTTCCATAGCTGCTGCGATTGCTGCTGAAAGAAGATTAATGGAAGGGGAAAAATAA
- the LOC105160784 gene encoding E3 ubiquitin-protein ligase SHPRH isoform X2, which translates to MGRRKQVRPHRSGGILERQSSEAEFKKDDDSQPRKADLIDVEEPFYVEVERSSWDSEEHYDVSEIVLVNLMVNEEFYGYKLTEELYRDSRCFLRFRLSNVNEHLGRMKLGHWPVLSESNTCLQFVMKCTAESGERDVVMVSGVIDGTDEGVTGLVYLCSLKYLTVRPILRIELLEAMQSIRIRVEILKSLFDECESLLDNARQLWKRSMMSVMAWLRPEVMTSEARYGYSVVENMDLDAPAMANVDSSASRIQMRFEVSSFYEAIKPSKEAPMLEDHLPDLLPELRPYQRRAAYWMVQREKGDFAHLGGDERSQIVSPLCMPLNLIDTSRRIYYNPFSGNVSLHASCSSSYVSGGILADEMGLGKTIELLSCIFAHRMPSSEVAAGSCKTTQVERFQKNNLKRLKRERVECLCGAVTESYRYKGLWVQCDICDAWQHADCVGYSARRTPSKPGQVAGGENCQENSVGRPRKYTKRNNDTKIVEMDGEYICQTCSALIQVTESPIASGATLIVCPTPILLQWHAEILRHTNPGSLRICVYGGVRHTSFSDEPVTDIDELLSADIVLTTYDVLKEDLPHDSERHEGDRRIMRYKKRYPVVPTLLTRVFWWRICLDEAQMVEGNAAAATELALRLHAKHRWCITGTPIQRKLDDLYGLLRFLQSSPFDVLRWWTDVISNPYEKGDVAAMTFTHNFFKQLMWRSSKAHVWDELQLPPQEECVFWLSLSPIEEHFYQRQHETCVDDAREVIEGFKDDVSKKQAADSMSSDTSSGPYITNMEAAKLFNSLLKLRQACCHPQVGSSGLRSLQKSPLTMEEILSVLIGKTKVEGEDALRKLVVALNGLAGIAIIKQDFPGAVSLYKEALDLVEEHSCDFRLDPLLNIHIHYNLAEVLPLTDKSLQQMSVSGSSENLPSGICNMDEKDDHARRRKERIRYDPSPKIISDNSICLPSCLLRIGDSSSDIQPHASTVQRLRAACEDLKQKFLSVFTSKLSLAQQEFTKSYEQVCDAFIKRKNLHTTWWLDALHYIEQNKDSSSVLIQKLGEALSGNWNKKSRIPASFRSITALKYYIQTGLDALEESRRTLLDRLLEIDQTMENPREVDIARVRYCKKCNSNHDGPACTHCELDEVFQAYEARLFRLNKSTNGEAITSAEEAVNLQKKKSALNHFYWNLSREDKTSTLSASDDKDNGKKRDVGEKVTVSKSPSDLEIVLTIIRNNSRGYLEREIISAARKQLELLEAMRKEYAQARSLAIAQAHVLRAHDEIKMATSRLRLRENEDDKSIDALSPEELDIASVENSSEKFLALDSLSRIKGQLRYLKGLVQSNQNMKSESFDASTVTEVAAVSANGCIAKADAESCPVCHEQLGNQKMVFQCGHVTCCKCLFAMTERARIPPGKFHNNDRIICPTCRRPTDFGNIALADDRQNESCGTYDRSESSIIVQGSYSTKIEAVTRRILWIKSTDPKAKILVFSSWNDVLDVLQHAFIANNISYIRMKGGRKSQIAISHFRGQQKSNAKESSKTTEDKADTNSPQVLLLLIQHGANGLNLLEAQHVILVEPLLNPAAEAQAVGRVHRIGQQHKTLVHRFIVKDTVEESIYKMNKSRNTSSFISGNRKNQDQPCLTLRDVESLFRVAPGTIAEDRTPTGSLRDLPPSIAAAIAAERRLMEGEK; encoded by the exons ATGGGTAGAAGGAAGCAAGTTCGGCCACATAGGTCCGGGGGAATACTAGAAAGGCAGTCTTCTGAAGCAGAATTTAAGAAAGATGATGACTCGCAGCCAAGAAAGGCTGACTTGATCGATGTTGAAGAACCCTTTTATGTTGAGGTTGAAAGGTCTAGCTGGGATTCCGAGGAGCATTATGATGTCTCAGAAATTGTTTTGGTGAATTTGATGGTGAATGAGGAGTTTTATGGTTATAAGCTGACTGAGGAGTTATATAGGGACTCAAGGTGCTTCTTGCGGTTTAGGTTGAGTAATGTGAATGAGCATCTTGGTCGTATGAAATTAGGGCATTGGCCAGTTTTGTCTGAAAGTAACACGTGTTTGCAGTTTGTGATGAAATGCACAGCGGAGAGTGGGGAGAGGGATGTTGTGATGGTGTCTGGAGTTATTGATGGGACGGACGAAGGTGTCACAGGTCTTGTTTATTTGTGTAGTTTGAAGTACTTGACAGTTCGGCCAATTTTACGAATTGAGCTCTTGGAGGCCATGCAATCCATACGTATCCGGGTCGAGATTCTGAAGAGTTTGTTTGATGAGTGTGAGTCCCTTCTCGATAATGCAAGGCAGCTCTGGAAACGAAGTATGATGAGTGTTATGGCATGGCTGCGGCCTGAAGTTATGACTTCAGAAGCTAGATATGGATATAGTGTTGTGGAAAACATGGATCTTGATGCACCTGCTATGGCCAATGTTGATTCCTCTGCTTCAAGAATACAAATGAGGTTTGAAGTGTCCAGCTTTTATGAAGCTATTAAGCCGTCAAA GGAGGCGCCAATGCTGGAGGATCACCTCCCCGACTTGCTTCCTGAACTACGTCCTTACCAGCGTCGTGCAGCTTACTGGATGGTACAACGAGAGAAGGGTGATTTTGCACATTTAGGTGGAGATGAAAGAAGTCAGATCGTTTCTCCTCTATGTATGCCTCTAAATTTGATCGACACCTCTAGAAGAATTTATTACAACCCTTTTAG TGGAAATGTTTCATTGCACGCGAGCTGCTCCTCATCGTATGTTTCTGGTGGAATTCTTGCTG ATGAGATGGGCCTTGGGAAAACGATTGAGCTGCTCTCTTGTATTTTTGCTCATCGGATGCCATCATCTGAAGTTGCTGCTGGTTCTTGTAAGACAACGCAAGTCGAAAGGTTTCAAAAGAATAACTTGAAAAGACTGAAAAGGGAGCGGGTTGAGTGCTTATGTGGTGCTGTCACTGAAAGCTACAGGTATAAAGGTTTGTGGGTTCAGTGTGACATTTGTGATGCTTGGCAACATGCAGATTGTGTTGGATATTCAGCAAGAAGAACACCTTCAAAACCTGGGCAAGTTGCTGGAGGAGAAAACTGTCAAGAGAACTCAGTTGGCCGCCCAAGGAAGTATACAAAGAGAAATAATGATACTAAAATAGTTGAGATGGACGGAGAGTATATATGTCAGACGTGCTCCGCGCTGATCCAGGTCACAGAATCTCCAATTGCTTCTGGTGCAACTCTTATTGTTTGTCCAACTCCTATATTGCTCCAGTGGCATGCTGAAATTCTCCG TCATACAAATCCTGGGTCATTGAGAATATGTGTTTATGGGGGAGTTAGACATACTTCCTTCTCCGATGAACCAGTTACTGACATCGATGAACTTCTAAGTGCTGACATTGTCTTGACAACTTACGATGTGCTTAAAGAGGATTTACCACATGATTCTGAGAGACATGAAGGGGATCGCCGCATTATGAGATACAAGAAGAG ATACCCAGTTGTTCCAACTCTTCTAACCAGAGTGTTTTGGtggagaatatgtttggatgaAGCTCAAATGGTGGAGGGTAATGCTGCTGCAGCAACTGAATTGGCACTGCGTCTACATGCTAAACATCGCTGGTGTATAACAGGGACTCCCATACAACGGAAACTCGATGACCTATATGGACTTTTGAGATTTCTTCAGTCAAGTCCATTTGATGTTCTACGATGGTGGACTGATGTTATTTCTAATCCATATGAG AAGGGAGATGTAGCAGCAATGACTTTCACGCATAACTTCTTTAAACAACTTATGTGGCGCTCCTCAAAAGCACATGTTTGGGATGAGTTACAACTTCCTCCTCAGGAGGAATGTGTATTTTGGCTTTCTCTGTCACCAATTGAAGAGCACTTCTATCAGAGGCAACATGAAACTTGTGTGGATGATGCCAGGGAAGTGATTGAAGGCTTTAAGGATGATGTTAGTAAGAAACAAGCAGCAG ATTCCATGTCATCTGACACTTCATCTGGACCTTATATCACCAATATGGAGGCTGCAAAGCTGTTCAACTCTCTCCTAAAGCTTCGTCAAGCCTGCTGCCATCCTCAAGTTGGAAGTTCTGGTTTACGTTCCTTGCAGAAGTCTCCCTTGACCATGGAAGAGATATTATCG GTTCTTATTGGCAAGACAAAGGTAGAAGGCGAGGACGCCCTTAGGAAATTAGTTGTTGCATTGAATGGACTTGCTGGTATAGCTATCATCAAGCAAGATTTTCCTGGAGCTGTATCATTGTATAAAGAGGCATTGGACTTGGTTGAAGAGCACTCTTGTGATTTCCGCTTGGATCCCTTGTTGAACATTCACATTCATTATAATCTTGCTGAAGTATTGCCACTCACTGACAAAAGCTTACAACAGATGTCCGTTTCAGGGAGCTCTGAAAACTTGCCCTCTGGAATTTGTAATATGGACGAAAAAGATGATCATGCtaggagaagaaaagaaaggattaGATATGATCCCAGTCCTAAAATAATTTCTGATAATTCAATTTGCCTTCCGTCATGCTTGTTGAGAATCGGTGACTCAAGCTCTGATATTCAGCCACATGCATCAACAGTCCAACGTTTGAGGGCTGCATGCGAAGATCTAAAACAGAAGTTCTTGTCAGTATTTACTTCAAAGTTATCCCTTGCTCAACAAGAGTTCACAAAATCATATGAACAG GTATGTGATGCTTTtatcaaaaggaaaaatctGCATACAACTTGGTGGTTAGATGCCCTTCATTACATTGAACAAAATAAGGATTCATCTAGTGTGCTGATCCAAAAGTTAGGAGAAGCTCTTTCTGGTAATTGGAACAAGAAATCCAGAATTCCTGCCAG CTTCCGCAGCATAACAGCTCTAAAATACTACATTCAAACTGGTTTGGATGCTCTGGAAGAGTCAAGAAGAACTTTACTTGATAGACTCTTGGAAATTGACCAGACAATGGAAAATCCTAGGGAGGTGGATATTGCACGTGTGAGATACTGTAAAAAGTGCAATTCTAACCATGATGGTCCTGCATGTACCCATTGTGAGTTGGATGAAGTATTTCAG GCTTATGAAGCTAGGCTCTTTCGCCTTAACAAAAGCACTAATGGAGAGGCGATTACATCTGCTGAAGAGGCAGTGAACCTCCAAAAGAAGAAGTCTGCTCTGAATCATTTTTATTGGAATTTGTCACGGGAAGACAAAACTTCAACGTTGTCTGCTTCTGACGACAAAGATAATGGAAAGAAGAGGGATGTAGGGGAGAAAGTGACG GTCTCAAAGTCACCCTCTGATTTGGAAATTGTGCTGACAATAATCAGAAACAACTCCAGGGGATACTTAGAAAGAGAGATAATTTCAGCAGCCAGAAAGCAGCTTGAACTTCTTGAA GCAATGCGCAAGGAGTATGCCCAAGCAAGGTCTTTGGCAATCGCTCAGGCGCATGTTTTGCGTGCTCATGATGAAATAAAGATGGCAACCTCGAGATTACGCCTTAGAGAAAACGAGGATGATAAATCTATTGATGCTTTGAGTCCAGAAGAGTTAGATATAGCTAGTGTTGAAAATTCTAGTGAAAAGTTTCTGGCGCTGGATTCCTTGTCACGTATAAAAGGACAACTTCGCTATTTGaag GGTTTGGTACAATCTAATCAAAACATGAAATCGGAAAGCTTCGATGCTTCAACAGTAACTGAAGTGGCAGCGGTCTCAGCAAATGGATGCATAGCTAAAGCAGATGCAGAATCATGCCCGGTTTGTCACGAGCAGCTTGGTAATCAGAAAATGGTTTTTCAATGTGGACATGTCACATGCTGTAAAT GTTTGTTTGCAATGACTGAGAGAGCACGGATTCCACCTGGAAAATTCCATAATAATGATAGGATAATATGCCCAACATGCCGGAGACCAACTGATTTTGGAAATATAGCACTTGCGGATGATAGACAAAATGAATCATGCGGCACTTATGACAGATCTGAATCTTCAATAATTGTCCAAGGTTCATATAGTACAAAG ATTGAAGCAGTGACAAGGAGAATATTATGGATTAAATCTACGGATCCCAAGGCAaagattcttgttttttccAGTTGGAATGATGTCCTTGATGTGTTACAACATGCCTTCATTGCTAATAACATAAGCTACATCAGGATGAAAGGAGGAAG GAAATCACAAATTGCCATCAGCCACTTCAGGGGACAACAGAAGAGCAATGCTAAAGAGAGCAGTAAGACCACAGAAGATAAAGCAGACACGAATTCTCCCCAGGTACTATTGCTCTTAATTCAACATGGAGCCAATGGGCTAAATCTTTTGGAGGCTCAGCATGTCATTCTAGTGGAGCCACTTCTGAATCCAGCAGCTGAAGCACAAGCGGTTGGCAGGGTGCACCGAATTGGACAGCAGCATAAAACACTCGTTCATCGTTTTATA GTGAAAGATACAGTCGAGGAAAGCATATACAAAATGAACAAGAGTAGGAATACGAGTTCATTTATAAGTGGGAACAGAAAGAACCAAGATCAGCCTTGCTTGACACTCAGGGACGTCGAGTCCTTATTCAGAGTAGCACCTGGCACCATTGCAGAGGATCGAACGCCTACTGGAAGCTTGAGAGATCTGCCACCTTCCATAGCTGCTGCGATTGCTGCTGAAAGAAGATTAATGGAAGGGGAAAAATAA